A window of the Egibacter rhizosphaerae genome harbors these coding sequences:
- a CDS encoding SMP-30/gluconolactonase/LRE family protein produces the protein MSAEIDAPEFHDLVGEEADVEQVATGFQFTEGPLWNGPGGYLLFSDMPDDTRRRWEPAGGVTVVKHPSNKCNGMTYEPDHSLIVCEHVTSALVRERSDGTHETLASHWDGRELNSPNDVIVADDGGILFTDPTFGRMPGVGEERPQELDFQGVFRVPPRGGPLQLLADDFDQPNGLCFSADESVLYVNDTTRAHIRAFDVEADGSLTNDRVFFDRIGRGVIEEGVPDGMKCDERGNVYVTGPGGIWVISPDAERLGVIHVPENVANLNWGEGGWRSLFITASTSLYRLRMRVAGNPLGYMRAA, from the coding sequence ATGAGCGCTGAGATCGACGCCCCAGAGTTCCACGATCTGGTCGGCGAAGAGGCGGACGTGGAGCAAGTGGCGACCGGTTTCCAGTTCACGGAAGGGCCCCTGTGGAACGGCCCCGGTGGCTACCTGCTGTTCAGCGACATGCCGGACGACACCCGTCGTCGGTGGGAACCTGCGGGCGGCGTGACGGTGGTGAAGCATCCCAGCAACAAGTGCAACGGGATGACGTACGAGCCCGACCACAGCCTCATCGTCTGCGAGCACGTGACGAGTGCGCTCGTCCGGGAGCGCTCGGACGGCACACACGAGACGCTCGCGAGCCACTGGGACGGTCGAGAGCTCAACTCGCCGAATGACGTCATCGTCGCCGACGACGGGGGAATCCTCTTCACCGATCCCACCTTCGGCCGGATGCCGGGGGTGGGCGAGGAGCGCCCCCAGGAACTCGACTTCCAGGGCGTCTTCCGTGTCCCCCCGCGAGGGGGACCGCTGCAGCTGCTCGCCGACGACTTCGATCAGCCTAACGGGCTGTGCTTCTCCGCCGACGAGTCCGTCCTCTACGTCAACGACACCACACGGGCCCACATCCGCGCCTTCGATGTCGAGGCCGACGGCAGTCTCACGAACGACCGCGTGTTCTTCGACCGCATCGGGCGAGGTGTCATCGAGGAGGGGGTCCCGGACGGGATGAAGTGCGACGAGCGAGGCAACGTCTACGTGACGGGGCCCGGTGGCATCTGGGTGATCAGCCCGGATGCCGAACGCCTCGGCGTGATCCACGTCCCCGAGAACGTCGCGAACCTCAATTGGGGCGAGGGGGGGTGGCGTAGCCTGTTCATCACCGCCTCGACCTCGCTGTACCGCCTCCGCATGCGCGTCGCCGGCAACCCCCTCGGCTACATGCGAGCCGCCTGA
- a CDS encoding IclR family transcriptional regulator: protein MNEEPVHSTFRLLEALATASRPMSDTAAATLLGLEEPDARDLVLELEQRGFLRRDPSTGYLRLGHRAVGLGIRARGAEALRVHTWPELVALSRALDTSVQLGLYDQGDLLYLAEAHPRTLGPGRERLANLRAPAFCVSPGRMLLAHQPSHEVDRVLGRRLPAYTDHTITDADRLREELSRTRERGYAINRESWRRGVSGVACAVRDHAGAVIGAVAICIEESRFDGRPDGPLVRRLSEATSRLSGHDLSAPSEPLRAVIPA from the coding sequence GTGAACGAAGAGCCGGTCCACTCGACGTTTCGACTGCTCGAGGCACTCGCCACGGCTTCGCGTCCCATGAGCGATACCGCCGCGGCCACCCTGCTGGGTCTCGAGGAGCCGGACGCCCGGGACCTCGTGCTCGAGCTCGAGCAGCGCGGTTTCCTGCGTCGAGACCCATCGACGGGATACCTGCGCCTCGGGCACCGCGCCGTGGGTCTCGGCATCAGGGCTCGCGGCGCCGAGGCGTTGCGCGTCCACACTTGGCCCGAGTTGGTTGCGCTGAGCCGCGCTCTCGACACCTCAGTACAGCTCGGCTTGTACGACCAGGGAGATCTCCTGTACCTCGCGGAGGCCCATCCCAGGACACTGGGACCCGGCCGGGAGCGTCTCGCCAACCTGCGAGCGCCCGCCTTCTGTGTCTCGCCGGGCCGCATGCTCCTTGCGCATCAACCGTCTCACGAGGTCGATCGGGTGCTCGGGCGACGGCTACCCGCGTACACCGACCACACGATCACGGACGCGGACCGGCTCCGCGAGGAACTGTCGCGGACACGCGAGCGGGGCTACGCGATCAACCGCGAGAGCTGGCGGCGGGGCGTCTCCGGCGTGGCATGCGCCGTTCGCGACCATGCCGGTGCGGTGATCGGCGCCGTAGCGATCTGCATCGAGGAGAGCCGCTTCGATGGCCGGCCGGACGGCCCGCTCGTGCGGCGGCTCAGCGAGGCGACCAGCCGGCTCTCGGGCCATGACCTGAGCGCCCCCTCCGAACCTCTGCGAGCGGTGATCCCTGCATAG
- a CDS encoding EthD family reductase, with protein sequence MIKIVSLMKRREDLSLEDFRAWALQEHVEHGKRLPGLREYRMSVVIEDDPNHPYDAVSELWFDDDEARTAAFATEAGRAAGEDVAAHTSARTRLITEERRVF encoded by the coding sequence GTGATCAAGATCGTCTCGCTCATGAAGCGCCGAGAGGACCTCTCCCTCGAGGACTTCCGCGCCTGGGCCCTCCAGGAGCACGTCGAGCACGGCAAGCGCCTCCCCGGGCTGCGGGAGTACCGCATGAGCGTGGTGATCGAGGACGATCCGAACCATCCCTACGACGCGGTGAGCGAGCTCTGGTTCGATGACGACGAGGCACGGACCGCCGCGTTCGCGACCGAGGCGGGACGAGCCGCCGGGGAGGACGTGGCCGCGCACACCTCGGCGCGCACACGGCTCATCACCGAAGAGCGCCGCGTGTTCTGA
- a CDS encoding cyclase family protein: MRIVDLTLPFGPGTPSPPSAGIDVKMESFHKGPGFWQASKVEMLLHTGSHVDFARHCVRNGETAADVALDRASGEALVIDLSHVGPDHGISPQDLELAAPPLREGDIALIRTDWSDQAWGDFPRYFLESPYCEPDAAQWLLDRGAKAVGFDCFSEVAARRPDFTSEEFIIHKIVLEPGAILMQHLTNLSALPQGVRVPFYCTWPKMAEAEGAPARFFALLDH; this comes from the coding sequence GTGCGGATCGTTGACCTCACCCTGCCGTTCGGCCCGGGGACTCCCTCGCCCCCGTCGGCCGGCATCGACGTGAAGATGGAGAGCTTCCACAAGGGCCCGGGGTTCTGGCAGGCCTCGAAGGTCGAGATGCTCCTCCACACCGGCTCCCACGTGGACTTTGCCCGGCACTGCGTCCGAAACGGTGAAACCGCCGCCGACGTCGCGCTGGACCGTGCGAGCGGCGAAGCACTCGTGATCGACCTGAGCCACGTCGGCCCCGATCACGGGATCAGCCCGCAGGACCTGGAGCTCGCGGCTCCCCCATTGCGGGAGGGGGACATCGCCCTGATCCGCACCGACTGGAGCGACCAGGCCTGGGGAGACTTCCCCCGCTACTTCCTCGAGTCGCCGTACTGCGAACCCGATGCCGCGCAATGGCTGCTCGATCGTGGGGCGAAGGCCGTCGGCTTCGACTGCTTCAGCGAGGTGGCTGCCCGACGGCCGGACTTCACCTCCGAGGAGTTCATCATCCACAAGATCGTCCTCGAACCGGGGGCGATCCTCATGCAACACCTCACGAACTTGTCCGCGTTGCCGCAGGGCGTGCGCGTCCCCTTCTACTGCACGTGGCCGAAGATGGCGGAGGCGGAGGGCGCACCCGCGCGCTTCTTCGCCCTGCTGGATCACTGA
- a CDS encoding xanthine dehydrogenase family protein molybdopterin-binding subunit encodes MKHWGRGLAAIEYPTGMNLGGDPSQAWIKIKPDGRVDVFAGTVDIGQGSRTIHTQIVADTLGVPYEWVKMDVSNTDSSPVCMGTFASRGTFIGGNAVRVAAEQTRDALLAVASKELEVDAEDLEVVDGRVQVRGSPSQSLGVDEVAGSATYAHGTLITGSGGWMKPASEPDPETGECDPHAAISYAACVAEVEADDETGDVRVLRLIQAYDVGRAINPTMVEGQIEGGGAMGIGLGLLEEAYPYYPSTEHRGDRFGHYFPPAMKDTPVYENLIIENPSVDGPYGAKAIGEMANNAQPPAIAAAIHDALGVWINQMPASPERVLRALDEQQPREPRREGKWIVFDEDDSLATVSSTGGEGFIRVA; translated from the coding sequence ATGAAGCACTGGGGACGAGGACTCGCGGCGATCGAGTACCCGACCGGCATGAACTTGGGGGGCGACCCCAGCCAGGCGTGGATCAAGATCAAACCCGACGGCCGGGTCGACGTGTTCGCGGGCACCGTCGACATCGGTCAGGGGTCGCGGACGATCCATACCCAGATCGTCGCCGACACGTTGGGCGTGCCGTACGAGTGGGTCAAGATGGACGTCTCCAACACCGACTCCTCGCCGGTGTGCATGGGCACGTTCGCGTCCCGTGGCACGTTCATCGGCGGGAACGCGGTGCGCGTGGCCGCGGAGCAGACACGGGACGCGCTCCTGGCGGTCGCATCCAAGGAGCTGGAGGTCGATGCCGAGGACCTCGAGGTCGTCGACGGCCGCGTACAGGTCCGCGGTTCGCCCAGCCAGTCGCTCGGCGTCGACGAGGTCGCGGGTTCCGCAACGTACGCCCACGGGACACTCATCACCGGGTCGGGCGGGTGGATGAAGCCGGCGTCCGAACCGGATCCCGAGACCGGTGAGTGCGACCCCCACGCGGCGATCTCGTACGCCGCGTGCGTCGCGGAGGTCGAGGCCGACGACGAAACCGGCGACGTGCGCGTACTGCGACTCATCCAGGCCTACGACGTCGGCCGCGCGATCAACCCGACCATGGTCGAGGGCCAGATCGAGGGCGGCGGCGCCATGGGGATCGGCCTCGGGCTCCTCGAGGAAGCCTATCCGTACTACCCGAGCACCGAGCACCGCGGCGATCGCTTCGGGCACTACTTCCCGCCGGCGATGAAGGACACCCCGGTCTACGAGAACCTCATCATCGAGAACCCCTCCGTCGATGGCCCCTACGGCGCCAAGGCCATCGGAGAGATGGCGAACAACGCCCAACCCCCCGCGATCGCTGCCGCGATACACGACGCCCTCGGCGTGTGGATCAATCAGATGCCGGCCAGCCCCGAGCGAGTCCTGCGGGCCCTGGACGAACAGCAGCCTCGGGAACCCCGGCGCGAGGGCAAATGGATCGTGTTCGACGAGGATGACTCACTCGCCACCGTCTCGAGCACAGGTGGCGAGGGCTTCATCCGCGTCGCCTGA
- a CDS encoding xanthine dehydrogenase family protein molybdopterin-binding subunit — MKAIGARLPRYDGLAHVTGRTTYVDDVRVPGILWCKTLRSPYDSAWVRRIDTSAAEAMDGVHAVITHADPARNVVGHLEDVGVPPDLPLLAEDEVRYKGQLVAAVAADTQELAQQAVERIDVQYEEREALFDVRKALDPESPKVAPDGNLFFYDPFHHCRVRKGDVDWAFEQADTIVTGVYRPQAIEQAPIEPQVALAVPEADGRITVHSTTQAMYFSMNIVAKYLGVAFDQLKFVGGTVGGGFGGKVDTHCEPVAALLARKTGRPVKYRATREEEFTALWTRAPWHIEIADAVTHDGWILGRRTLTLHDAGAYTGFSGYGAMKHLHHSAGAYTIPNVFMNSYVVYTNRVPTSAMRGFGVTSVSFATETHLTRIADELGLDPWEIRLKNGNRIGDLTPTRVKLDDPSTLPTILACADAAGVELAPEYAAMTREERSGDLLPEHLRDQIGKADAWRERV, encoded by the coding sequence ATGAAGGCCATCGGTGCACGACTCCCCCGCTATGACGGTCTCGCGCACGTCACCGGGCGAACCACGTACGTGGACGACGTCCGAGTCCCCGGAATACTGTGGTGCAAGACCCTGCGCTCCCCCTACGACTCGGCGTGGGTCCGCCGCATCGACACCTCGGCAGCGGAGGCGATGGACGGCGTGCACGCGGTGATCACGCACGCCGACCCCGCCCGGAACGTGGTGGGGCACCTCGAGGACGTGGGCGTCCCCCCGGATCTCCCGCTGCTCGCCGAGGACGAGGTCCGCTACAAGGGTCAGCTCGTCGCCGCCGTCGCGGCCGACACCCAGGAACTCGCACAACAGGCGGTCGAACGAATCGACGTTCAGTACGAGGAGCGCGAAGCCCTCTTCGACGTGCGCAAGGCCCTCGACCCGGAGTCGCCCAAGGTCGCTCCGGACGGCAACCTCTTCTTCTACGACCCGTTCCACCACTGCCGCGTGCGCAAGGGCGACGTCGACTGGGCGTTCGAACAGGCCGACACGATCGTCACTGGTGTGTATCGGCCCCAAGCCATCGAGCAGGCACCGATCGAACCCCAGGTTGCCCTCGCCGTGCCCGAGGCGGACGGGCGGATCACCGTGCACTCGACGACGCAGGCGATGTACTTTTCCATGAACATCGTCGCGAAATACCTGGGCGTGGCCTTCGACCAGCTCAAGTTCGTCGGTGGAACGGTGGGCGGTGGCTTCGGTGGGAAGGTGGACACCCATTGCGAACCGGTCGCGGCCCTGCTCGCCCGCAAGACAGGGCGGCCGGTGAAGTACCGGGCGACCCGAGAGGAGGAGTTCACCGCGCTCTGGACCCGAGCGCCGTGGCACATCGAGATCGCCGACGCCGTCACACACGACGGATGGATCCTGGGCCGCCGGACCCTCACCTTGCACGACGCCGGGGCCTATACGGGCTTCTCCGGGTACGGCGCGATGAAGCACCTCCACCACTCGGCCGGCGCCTACACCATCCCGAACGTGTTCATGAACTCCTACGTCGTCTACACGAACCGGGTGCCGACCTCGGCGATGCGCGGGTTCGGAGTGACCTCGGTCTCCTTCGCGACCGAGACGCACCTCACCCGCATCGCGGACGAGCTCGGACTGGACCCGTGGGAGATCCGCCTGAAGAACGGCAACCGGATCGGGGACCTCACCCCCACACGGGTGAAACTGGACGATCCGTCAACGCTGCCCACGATCCTCGCCTGCGCCGACGCCGCGGGCGTGGAGCTGGCGCCCGAGTACGCGGCGATGACCCGCGAGGAGCGGTCGGGCGACCTCCTGCCCGAACATCTACGTGACCAGATCGGCAAGGCCGACGCCTGGAGGGAACGGGTATGA
- a CDS encoding (2Fe-2S)-binding protein, which yields MKLSVNGVEHEIRSSGLHSLLHVLREELSITSAKAGCEQGGCGACTVLIDGEPRRSCLTPVALTDGGSVTTVEGLPSDGELTAVQKAFYAKYGAQCGFCTSGMILAATRLIAEHGSALDDEDIEEAMGGHLCRCTGYVKILDAVKAAARGEQFDLEELQHGLARNGDTPVRTVEGQA from the coding sequence ATGAAACTGAGCGTGAACGGGGTCGAGCACGAGATCCGCAGCAGCGGGTTGCACTCGCTCCTCCACGTCCTGCGGGAGGAGCTGAGCATCACGAGCGCCAAGGCAGGTTGTGAACAGGGTGGCTGCGGGGCCTGTACCGTGCTCATCGACGGGGAGCCTCGTCGGTCGTGTCTCACCCCCGTGGCGTTGACCGATGGTGGCAGCGTCACGACGGTGGAGGGCCTGCCCTCGGACGGCGAGCTCACGGCCGTCCAGAAGGCCTTCTACGCCAAGTACGGCGCCCAGTGCGGCTTCTGCACCTCCGGCATGATCCTCGCCGCCACCCGGCTGATCGCCGAGCACGGCAGCGCGCTCGACGACGAGGACATCGAGGAGGCCATGGGCGGGCACCTGTGCCGCTGCACCGGCTACGTGAAGATTCTCGATGCCGTGAAGGCCGCCGCGCGCGGCGAGCAGTTCGATCTCGAGGAACTCCAACACGGCCTCGCGCGCAACGGTGACACCCCCGTCCGGACCGTGGAGGGCCAGGCATGA
- a CDS encoding FAD binding domain-containing protein gives MDLTKNGSTKGPTDRRAHPLFRCMEKNLDAAPAPAVACRPHRPEATTRCAPVPARSDARWIEMVVSLDDARVVVPASRQEAIDAFGDGVDVVVGGATILQPEITAGRVRPGRALFLHRAGLDELRHDGDRVRVGATTTLETIAASGVEPLARAAGHIGDPEIRRQATLGGNVSAVGEGDLQAVLLALEASVRTVGPSGERTEGVDAFLRRFGGDEERLLLEAEFTVPEAAGYAVMDRFHTIPYTPLAVTAVRSDGVTRVAAKGAAPQSGRLPSVETALSAGASPEEAAAEAVADADPYDDALASAWYRRRRLPQLVTQALTEL, from the coding sequence GTGGACCTCACCAAGAACGGCAGCACGAAGGGGCCAACTGATCGCCGCGCCCACCCACTATTCCGTTGCATGGAAAAAAATCTTGACGCCGCGCCCGCGCCCGCCGTAGCGTGCCGCCCGCACCGGCCAGAGGCGACGACACGGTGCGCGCCGGTACCTGCCCGCAGCGACGCGAGGTGGATCGAGATGGTGGTTTCGCTGGACGACGCCCGGGTCGTCGTGCCTGCTTCGCGGCAGGAGGCGATCGACGCCTTCGGTGACGGGGTGGACGTCGTCGTCGGCGGCGCCACGATCCTGCAGCCCGAGATCACGGCCGGGCGTGTGCGGCCCGGACGCGCCCTCTTTCTGCATCGCGCCGGCCTGGACGAGCTGCGCCACGACGGCGACCGTGTGCGGGTGGGCGCAACGACGACCCTCGAAACCATCGCTGCCTCGGGCGTCGAGCCGCTCGCGAGGGCTGCCGGCCACATCGGCGATCCGGAGATCCGCCGGCAGGCCACGCTCGGTGGAAACGTGAGCGCCGTCGGTGAGGGCGACTTGCAGGCCGTCCTTCTGGCTCTCGAGGCCTCGGTCCGAACCGTCGGACCGTCCGGGGAGCGGACCGAGGGCGTCGACGCGTTCCTGCGCCGGTTCGGCGGAGACGAGGAGCGCTTGCTCCTCGAGGCCGAGTTCACCGTACCGGAGGCCGCTGGCTATGCGGTGATGGACCGATTCCACACCATCCCGTACACGCCACTCGCGGTGACCGCGGTTCGGAGCGACGGCGTCACACGTGTTGCCGCCAAAGGGGCAGCGCCGCAGAGCGGCCGTCTCCCCTCGGTCGAAACCGCCCTCTCCGCGGGAGCGAGCCCTGAGGAGGCGGCAGCGGAAGCGGTGGCGGATGCGGATCCGTACGACGATGCGCTCGCTTCGGCGTGGTACCGCCGACGGCGACTCCCACAGCTCGTCACCCAGGCCCTGACCGAGCTCTGA
- a CDS encoding branched-chain amino acid ABC transporter permease, translating to MTQFVTVTLNALTLAALYFLVASGLTLIFGLMRVVNLAHGTLYLLGGYVAWLVVDAYGFIPGLIVAAVTMGVLGVVLQQGLLRWIEGNDMRVALVTIGLSLIGADQMLAYFGGTAHSIPSPEVLRTAWPIGVAGVSYPAYRLTILFIAVATGVLLWLLLQRTRFGLIIRAGVDDRDMVSATGINIRVVFLGIFFLGSALAGFSGAIGGATFSLAPGVDIEFLLFSLVVIIVGGMGSIPGAAIGAVLVGLVSQYALAWATPFSAILTFGLMILVLAVRPQGLLGRAA from the coding sequence ATGACGCAGTTCGTCACCGTGACGCTCAATGCGCTCACCCTCGCGGCGCTCTACTTCCTCGTCGCCAGCGGTCTCACCCTGATCTTCGGGCTGATGCGGGTGGTGAATCTGGCGCACGGCACCCTCTACCTGTTGGGCGGCTACGTGGCCTGGCTGGTCGTCGACGCCTACGGGTTCATCCCCGGCCTCATCGTGGCGGCGGTGACGATGGGCGTGCTCGGTGTCGTGCTCCAGCAAGGGCTGTTGCGCTGGATCGAGGGCAACGACATGCGTGTCGCCCTCGTGACGATCGGGCTCTCCCTGATCGGGGCCGACCAGATGCTCGCCTACTTCGGTGGAACGGCGCACAGCATCCCGTCCCCGGAAGTCCTCCGGACCGCTTGGCCCATCGGCGTCGCCGGCGTCAGCTATCCCGCGTACCGACTGACGATCCTCTTCATCGCGGTGGCGACCGGCGTGCTGTTGTGGCTGTTGCTGCAGCGGACGCGCTTCGGGCTGATCATCCGTGCAGGGGTCGACGACCGGGACATGGTGTCAGCAACCGGGATCAACATCCGGGTCGTCTTCCTCGGGATCTTCTTCCTCGGTTCCGCACTCGCCGGATTCTCCGGCGCGATCGGCGGGGCGACCTTCTCGCTCGCGCCGGGAGTCGACATCGAGTTCCTGCTGTTCTCGCTCGTCGTCATCATCGTGGGCGGGATGGGCAGCATCCCCGGCGCGGCCATCGGCGCTGTCCTGGTCGGTCTCGTATCCCAGTACGCGCTCGCCTGGGCCACCCCGTTCTCCGCCATCCTCACGTTCGGGCTGATGATCCTGGTCCTCGCGGTGCGACCGCAGGGGCTTCTGGGGAGGGCCGCATGA